One Desulfomicrobium macestii genomic window, AGTCCCGAGGCATTCGAAAAATCATTTTATCAGAGACAGCGAAACAGGGCGGCTTAACCTCCCGGTCTGTGTCCATTTTTTCTGTGGCAATCCAGAGGGTTCCAAGCCCTCGATTCTGTCTATTAAATACTTGCATCTAATTTTCATTTTTACCGGGGCACCGGGGCACAACCTCGAAAACCCTTACCAGCCCTAGCTTTCCCGCGCCCCGGTAGACAAAATCATACCGGGGCACATCGGGGCGCCGGAGCGGGACTACCGGGGCAGTCCCGAAGCGTGAAGGCCCGGCAACCCATGCTAGGCGTAGGATTCTAGCCTGCCCCCCCCCGTTTTTCCCTGGAACAATTCCTAGAAATCATACCGGGGCACCGGGCGGGGCACCTTAGGAGACAATTTTGATACGCGAGAAATCAAAAAAATACCCCGGCGTCTATTGGCGCCAGGATGAAAAAACCGGCGAGCGATCATATTATATCCGCTACCGGCTTGGCGGACGTGAATCAAAGCTTATCGATGAACCGGTCGGCAAATCCTCCGCAGCCATGACCGAGGCCAAAGCCGCGCAAGTGCGGGTCCTACGCATGACTGGTAAAGACCAACCCAATACCGAGCGCAGAGCCCAAGAGAAGGCCGTCAAGGAAGCTGAGGCCGGACGCTGGACCGTGCAAAAGATCTGGGACGAGTACGACAAAGCGCACAAAGACCGTTCCAGCGCTAAGCCTGACCGTTCTTATGCAAGCTATTTTCTGACCGACTTCGGTGAAAAGATCCCTGAAGATCTTGTGACCCTGGACATTGAACACCTGCGCAGAGACCTTGCCAAGCGCAAGAGCGCCAGAACCAAAAAGCCCCTTTCCGCTCAGACCCAGAAGCACGTCCTAGCCCTACTCAAGCGGATGCTCAAATGGGCGGCGGACATGGGGCACATTGCCCCGCCCGCGCACCTCAAATTCAAGATGCCTACCGTCGATAACGAGAAAACCGAGTTTATGAGTGAGGATCAACTTCAAGCATATTTTGAAGCATTGGATGAAGAACCCGACCAAGACGACGCGGCATTTTTTCGGCTGGCGCTCTTTACCGGCATCCGTAAGACCGCCCTTCTCAACCTCCAGTGGAGTGACGTGGACCTGGAAGGCGGCTACCTGACCTTACGCGGTGCCGTGGCGAAGAATGACAAGACACAGACCGTTCCGCTCTCCCAAGGCGCGGTCCAGGTGCTGAAGAGGATCACGCGCAGAGAAAGTTCCTACGTGTGGCCCGGTGCTGACGGTGGTCCTAGAGAGGGGTTCACGCGCATGGGGCGGCGACTGAGGAAGAAAGCAGGGCTTCCAAAGGATTTCCGACCATGTCACGGCTTGCGGCATCATTTCGCATCTACGCTGGCCAGTTCCGGCAAGGTGGATTTGTACAGCTTGCAAAAACTCCTGACACACGGAAGCAGCGCCATGACACAACGGTATGCGCATTTAAGCGATGAGGCCCTAAAGCGGGCAGTGGCGACGGTGGACGACATGCTAAGTCGACAGATCCCCAAAGAGTCTATTGGTAACAACCCAACATCTTTGGATAATACGTAAAAACCATGTGAAATATCTCAAAATTAACCACTCAAAAAAACTTAAATTTTCCTTGCCATTTTTTGGGCAAGGCATATTAGTTCTCTTGACATGAAAAAATGGTTCCATATACGGATCCATCCATTGGGAGGGGGTGCATGGCAGAGGATGGCAAAATCAAGAAGTGCTACGACAAACTCGTTAGATCACCGAGCAACACCTCGTTTGAAGAGTTTTGCGCGTGTGCAGAGTCTGCAGGATTTATATTTAAACGCCAATCAGGATCTCACATTCTATATCAACACAAAGATCACCCCGCCGAGATGATGAATTTTCAAAATGATAAAGGAAAAGCTAAACTTTACCAAGTCAGGCAACTGATTAAATTTATCGAAGCCTATATATTAACCGACTAATCAGGAGGCGCTCAATGCTTAAGCACGGATTTACCGTTCTTTGGAGCGACGAGGACAATTGCTTTATTGCAACGTGCCCAGATTTTCCTGGATTATCTGCGTTTGGTGAAAGCCCAGAAGAAGCTTTAAGAGAAGCAAATGTTGCTCTATCCTTGTTTTTAGACGAATTCCAAGAATCAGGAAAAAACGCTCCTTTACCAAAAACTTTAGTCCATAATAATTATAGCGGCCAAACACGTTTAAGGATGCCAAAAACTCTACATAAAGATCTCGCAGAAAGTGCAGAGAATGAAGGAGTGTCGCTTAATACATGGATTATTAAACTCCTTTCTGAATCAAACGCGATATCAAGAGTTGAAAATAAACTTGAATGCATTGCAAGAAAACAAACTATAGAACTTGCCACAAAAGTACAAAAACAAAATCCTGAAAAATCGGGTACAAGTTTTGTATTACAACAAGATTTTATGTATGAACAAGATTTAAACGGTGAGGACTATGGACAAGCAAAAACTTATATTAACTAAAGGGCCAAGACTTACAAAATGCGAATTTAATACAAGAAATATTAAATCGCCCATTAAGAACAAGCCATTAGTAAAATGTAAATACACTGTTGCAGTTTCAAAAGAAGATGGAAGTGATACGATTGACATTATCGCGTCTATCAAGTCAAACAGTGGAAACATTCCGTTTAAATTTGAAATTTCACTGCAAGCAGAATTTTCATTGCATGATAATGTCGAAATAGACGATGAAGACATCGTACAGATGTCTCTTCCTTATTTTTATACAACAATGAAGGATCTTATTATTGAGCTAACTAGCAAGGCATATATTAAACCTTTTTATCTCCCCATGCCGTACAGCGTGCCTTCGGAAGAAAACATGAACTTACAAAAACTATAAGTATTTTTAGCGCGCCCCTCTCCCGAGGGGCTTCTATTTTGCTCAATTTCTTGCGATGTTTCACAAATAATGGCAGGGGTTTTCTTCACCGAAAACCCCATTTTTTATTCAAAATACCAGGAAATAACCATGGTGGATATCGCGGAATTCATCGCCCGTTGGAGCAATTCCCACGGCTCGGAACGAGGAAATAGCCAGCGGTTTTTGACGGAATTCATTTCCATTCTGGAGCTACCGCCGATGCCCACTGACGCGGAAACCGTCCCAGGCTACGAATTTGAACATTCCGTTGCGTACAAGGATGACGAGGGTAAAACCCACGATCTCCGCATTGACCTATACAAGCGCGGTTGCTTCGTCCTCGAATCCAAGCAGGGAATAGAGGTCCGCGAAAAAACACCCCTTGAACAAATCGTTGCCCGTCCGGCGAAGGCAGGAACCAAGCGTGGCACCTCTGCCTGGGATCGGCTCATGGACCGCGCCTTTCACCAGGCGGAAGACTATGTGCGCCGCCTTCCCGCCACTGAAGGGCGCCCGCCGTTCATCATCGTCATAGACGT contains:
- a CDS encoding tyrosine-type recombinase/integrase, whose translation is MIREKSKKYPGVYWRQDEKTGERSYYIRYRLGGRESKLIDEPVGKSSAAMTEAKAAQVRVLRMTGKDQPNTERRAQEKAVKEAEAGRWTVQKIWDEYDKAHKDRSSAKPDRSYASYFLTDFGEKIPEDLVTLDIEHLRRDLAKRKSARTKKPLSAQTQKHVLALLKRMLKWAADMGHIAPPAHLKFKMPTVDNEKTEFMSEDQLQAYFEALDEEPDQDDAAFFRLALFTGIRKTALLNLQWSDVDLEGGYLTLRGAVAKNDKTQTVPLSQGAVQVLKRITRRESSYVWPGADGGPREGFTRMGRRLRKKAGLPKDFRPCHGLRHHFASTLASSGKVDLYSLQKLLTHGSSAMTQRYAHLSDEALKRAVATVDDMLSRQIPKESIGNNPTSLDNT
- a CDS encoding type II toxin-antitoxin system HicB family antitoxin yields the protein MLKHGFTVLWSDEDNCFIATCPDFPGLSAFGESPEEALREANVALSLFLDEFQESGKNAPLPKTLVHNNYSGQTRLRMPKTLHKDLAESAENEGVSLNTWIIKLLSESNAISRVENKLECIARKQTIELATKVQKQNPEKSGTSFVLQQDFMYEQDLNGEDYGQAKTYIN
- a CDS encoding type II toxin-antitoxin system HicA family toxin — its product is MAEDGKIKKCYDKLVRSPSNTSFEEFCACAESAGFIFKRQSGSHILYQHKDHPAEMMNFQNDKGKAKLYQVRQLIKFIEAYILTD